In Dermacentor andersoni chromosome 4, qqDerAnde1_hic_scaffold, whole genome shotgun sequence, the following proteins share a genomic window:
- the LOC126537709 gene encoding histone H3.1, which translates to MARTKQTARKSTGGKAPRKQLATKAARKTAPATGGIKRPHRYRPGTVALREIRRYQKSTDMLIRKLPFQRLVREIAQDFKTDLRFQSTAVQALQEACEAYLVGLFEDTNLCAIHAKRVTIMPKDVQLARRIRGERA; encoded by the exons ATGGCTCGGACCAAGCAGACCGCCCGCAAGTCTACCGGTGGCAAAGCACCTCGCAAGCAGCTAGCCACGAAGGCCGCCCGGAAGACGGCACCTGCAACTGGTGGCATCAAGAGACCGCATCGCTATAGGCCTG GCACAGTGGCTCTTCGTGAAATTCGGCGGTACCAGAAGTCGACTGACATGTTGATCCGCAAGCTACCGTTTCAGCGGTTGGTTCGTGAAATCGCGCAGGACTTCAAGACCGACCTGCGGTTTCAGAGTACTGCCGTGCAGGCCCTGCAGGAAGCTTGCGAAGCGTACCTTGTTGGTCTCTTCGAAGACACCAACTTGTGTGCAATTCATGCTAAGCGCGTCACCATAATGCCCAAAGATGTACAACTTGCACGACGCATACGTGGGGAACGTGCCTAG